Proteins from a genomic interval of Neovison vison isolate M4711 chromosome 4, ASM_NN_V1, whole genome shotgun sequence:
- the LOC122905526 gene encoding LOW QUALITY PROTEIN: THUMP domain-containing protein 3-like (The sequence of the model RefSeq protein was modified relative to this genomic sequence to represent the inferred CDS: inserted 1 base in 1 codon), protein MSDVQEATKQLLDVNLHENWRANQVTESGPRSESEHLQVTIGATVPTGFEQTAADEVREKLGSSCKISKDRGKIYFDISVESLAQVHCLRSVDNLFVVVKEFKDYQFKETKEEVLKDFEELAGKLPWSDPLKVWKINTSFKKKKTKRKKINQNSGREKIDNGQGDKTDEKEDKKGFTNNTLDSHILDYYENPAIKEEISTLVGDDLASSKDEKDEKEETHPKVLKFRVTCNRAGEKHCFSSNEAARDFGGAVQDYFKWKADMTNFDVEVLLNIHDNEIVVGIALTEESLHRRNITHFGPTTLRSTLAYGMLRLCAPQPTDIIVDPMCGTGAIPIEGATEWSNCYHIAGDNNPLAVNRAANNISSLLTKSQIKEGKVSWSLPIDAVQWDICNLPLRTGSVDIIVTDMPFGKRMGSKKRNWNLYPACLREMSRVCKPGTGRAALLTQDKKCFTKALSGMGHVWRKVHTVWVNIGGLHAAVYLLKRTPQXFVHPSEQDGERTPW, encoded by the exons ATGTCTGATGTTCAAGAAGCCACTAAGCAGCTCTTGGATGTGAACCTTCATGAGAACTGGAGGGCTAATCAAGTGACAGAAAGTGGTCCCAGAAGTGAGTCTGAGCACCTCCAAGTCACTATTGGAGCCACTGTACCTACTGGTTTTGAGCAAACAGCTGCAGATGAAGTGAGAGAGAAATTGGGGTCATCATGCAAAATCAGCAAAGACCGGGGCAAGATATATTTTGACATTTCAGTGGAAAGTCTGGCTCAGGTTCATTGTCTGAGATCAGTTGATAACTTATTTGTGGTTGTTAAGGAGTTTAAAGATTACCAGttcaaagaaacaaaggaagaagttctcaaggattttgaagaaCTGGCTGGGAAGCTTCCATGGTCAGACCCTTTAAAAGTATGGAAAATTAACACcagcttcaagaaaaaaaaaacaaagcgcAAAAAGATAAATCAGAATTCAGGTAGAGAAAAGATTGATAATGGACAAGGAGACAAAACAGATgagaaagaggataaaaaagGATTCACTAATAATACCTTAGATTCCCATATCTTAGACTATTATGAAAATCCAGCCATCAAGGAAGAGATATCAACATTAGTAGGTGATGATTTGGCATCTTCCAAAGACGAGaaggatgaaaaagaagaaactcatCCTAAAGTGCTGAAGTTTAGAGTCACGTGCAACCGGGCAGGAGAGAAACACTGCTTTTCCTCAAATGAGGCTGCAAGAGATTTTGGGGGTGCTGTTCAAGATTATTTTAAGTGGAAGGCTGACATGACCAACTTTGATGTGGAGGTTCTTTTGAACATCCATGATAATGAAATTGTTGTGGGCATTGCATTGACAGAAGAGAGTCTCCACCGAAGAAATATCACACATTTTGGACCTACAACTCTTAGATCTACTCTTGCCTATGGGATGCTTAGGCTCTGTGCTCCTCAACCTACTGATATAATTGTGGATCCGATGTGTGGAACGGGAGCAATACCAATAGAGGGGGCTACTGAATGGTCTAACTGTTATCATATTGCTGGTGATAATAATCCGTTGGCTGTGAATAGAGCAGCAAATAACATCTCATCTTTATTGACCAAGAGCCAAATTAAAGAAGGCAAAGTGTCCTGGAGCTTGCCCATAGATGCTGTTCAATGGGATATCTGCAATCTGCCATTGAGAACTGGCTCTGTGGACATTATTGTGACAGACATGCCATTTGGAAAAAGGATGGGCTCCaaaaagagaaactggaacctttATCCAGCTTGCCTACGGGAGATGAGCCGTGTCTGTAAACCAGGGACAGGCCGAGCTGCACTACTTACTCAGGACAAGAAATGCTTTACCAAGGCATTATCTGGAATGGGACATGTTTGGCGGAAGGTACATACTGTCTGGGTGAACATAGGGGGCCTTCATGCAGCAGTTTATCTTCTGAAACGTACACCTC CTTTTGTTCATCCTTCAGAACAAGACGGGGAAAGAACTCCTTGGTGA